From the genome of Aspergillus fumigatus Af293 chromosome 1, whole genome shotgun sequence, one region includes:
- a CDS encoding secretory pathway Sec39 family protein: MAISATISGAHAILLATQFCATGNVVHLPLLHAQFPSYLSLERLLRIILTFLPESIEPQAYTSVLQELVSGSSIGPTEGDVDVSAVQDLPETVARKRVRKLRLLPLRHPDDEDSEPSDLLTQFLIHRSHRIDSETGLQPLILDLLLPFYQRSTTVRTWLISSILPLLRLNCEYYPSQDEMFSLNTLESMDDATAVNVLLSMTSPRKDKMDIARNLRGLVGAWIYGSNRAKRRRLSEAANQSAISLSPDNHRPKTTTDSIWQQVNEWLLSHSLVEHDTTVNAFVHWDGPGDVDLGGYEEENQQPTQDELTEMRTRYGQTGLAVVYANPDTSSSSLEGSMQIVARVAQLLNLQDSLFVLHKDSALPSVTFDAGEIPSTSRVTLLQNALLLSSNPLTLPSVSSVSFLSALLLSLQVLHGMGVSIPCRQAANLCLHSTEDMQLAELRSTVGSVAKQVTPGRDWKKVRKQLLWLRDWQAKQSEHTVDRPSCHGLFWKVPQDTVETEVLRALLEAKEYQLAVDIYTRSDPAPLDSNQVERTVQDAIFAAYDNASNGNRTRGGMKRAYEILQAFQPHFPTSVTLQQIQALIAATHALSFYSLTLQHGVPFQPVSIRVHPDPLSLIEKVLDQNPKSYTKLDDLLSIGRNLVEAGLPTGASESHESHFGATPTSREDAVVTAERRVMSLAISSALASNDFGTAYSYILTRLTPPSLLPTASPLTNPKVKDDISWRAVYNAGRYRPPISTPEPSLQAQITQLSQRMELLSLALTIVPYPDLLPEILGAWRRCDEEMNVLRAQENAEEEIWDDKGDSLSRLPGGFGPTDTEQDAFDTRQQHARRVRAQRHRSHLEDAPMGLFEVARGAALALQKNAFPLRSAASAATSPDEMTLSRPARDGHEESSPQSQEGRVRKRDMVSNMVTGGLASGIGWVLGAQPVNRS; encoded by the exons ATGGCGATTTCTGCAACGATATCTGGTGCTCATGCGATTCTTCTAGCAACGCAGTTCTGTGCCACTGGCAATGTCGTTCATCTGCCACTCCTCCACGCCCAATTTCCCAGCTATTTATCCTTGGAGCGTCTCTTGCGCATTATCTTGACCTTTCTTCCGGAGAGCATAGAGCCGCAGGCGTATACCTCTGTGCTTCAAGAACTAGTGTCCGGTTCCTCGATCGGGCCGACTGAAGGTGACGTTGATGTATCTGCCGTCCAAGACCTTCCCGAGACTGTTGCGAGAAAACGAGTCCGGAAGCTTCGTCTACTGCCGCTGAGACACCCTGATGACGAGGATAGCGAGCCTTCTGACCTCTTAACTCAATTTCTTATCCATCGGTCGCATCGCATAGATTCCGAGACCGGTCTTCAGCCACTtatccttgaccttcttctgccATTCTACCAACGCTCGACCACAGTGCGCACGTGGTTGATTTCAAGCATTCTGCCGCTCCTCCGATTGAACTGCGAGTATTACCCGAGCCAGGATGAGATGTTTTCCCTGAATACATTAGAGTCGATGGACGATGCAACCGCGGTCAACGTTCTGCTCTCTATGACGAGTCcaagaaaagacaagatGGACATCGCGAGGAACCTCCGTGGACTGGTGGGTGCGTGGATCTATGGCAGCAATCGTGCGAAACGGCGCAGGCTCAGTGAGGCTGCAAATCAGAGTGCGATATCCCTTTCCCCGGACAACCACCGCCCGAAGACGACAACAGATTCTATATGGCAACAGGTAAATGAATGGCTGCTGTCGCATAGCTTGGTGGAACATGATACTACAGTCAACGCCTTTGTTCATTGGGATGGGCCCGGGGATGTGGACCTTGGAGGCTACGAAGAGGAGAATCAACAACCAACACAGGACGAATTGACCGAAATGCGGACTCGGTATGGCCAGACTGGCCTTGCCGTTGTGTACGCAAACCCTGATACGAGCAGTTCCTCTCTGGAAGGTTCAATGCAGATTGTTGCGAGGGTGGCTCAGTTACTCAATCTCCAGGACTCTCTGTTTGTTCTCCACAAGGATTCAGCGCTCCCTTCGGTGACTTTCGATGCGGGCGAGATCCCGTCCACATCAAGAGTCACATTGTTACAAAATGCCTTACTACTGAGTTCGAATCCGTTGACGCTTCCGTCTGTTTCGTCGGTCTCGTTCTTGAGCGCACTACTTCTCTCTTTGCAGGTGCTGCATGGAATGGGCGTTTCAATACCCTGCAGGCAAGCTGCAAACCTGTGCTTGCACAGCACCGAGGACATGCAACTTGCAGAGCTTCGCAGTACGGTTGGTTCGGTTGCCAAGCAGGTCACTCCTGGTCGTGATTGGAAGAAGGTTCGTAAACAACTGCTATGGCTTCGCGATTGGCAGGCGAAACAGTCTGAGCACACAGTGGATCGTCCGTCCTGTCACGGACTGTTTTGGAAGGTCCCCCAGGATACTGTTGAAACAGAGGTGCTGAGAGCCCTGTTGGAAGCCAAAG AATACCAATTGGCTGTGGATATTTACACCAGGTCTGACCCGGCTCCTCTGGATTCGAACCAGGTCGAACGCACGGTTCAAGACGCTATCTTTGCGGCCTATGACAACGCGAGCAACGGCAATAGGACGCGAGGGGGGATGAAGAGGGCTTATGAGAT TCTACAAGCATTCCAACCACATTTCCCGACTTCCGTAACCTTGCAACAAATCCAGGCGCTCATCGCAGCTACTCACGCTCTGTCTTTCTACTCTCTAACCTTGCAGCATGGCGTTCCCTTTCAGCCGGTCAGCATCCGGGTCCACCCCGATCCCCTCTCCTTGATTGAAAAGGTGCTCGATCAGAATCCAAAGAGCTACACAAAACTCGACGACCTACTATCCATTGGACGCAACCTAGTCGAGGCTGGGCTGCCGACTGGTGCCTCCGAAAGCCATGAATCGCATTTCGGTGCCACTCCTACGTCGCGGGAAGATGCAGTGGTCACAGCCGAGCGGCGCGTCATGTCTCTGGCCATTTCATCCGCCCTTGCTTCAAACGACTTTGGCACCGCATACTCTTACATCCTCACTCGTCTCACACCCCCTTCACTTTTACCTACCGCTTCGCCCCTCACGAATCCGAAGGTCAAAGACGACATCTCCTGGCGTGCCGTCTACAACGCGGGCCGCTACCGCCCCCCTATTTCCACCCCTGAGCCGTCCCTGCAAGCCCAAATCACCCAGCTTTCACAGCGCATGGAGCTCCTTTCTTTGGCGCTCACTATCGTTCCATATCCTGACCTTCTCCCAGAGATTCTCGGCGCCTGGCGTCGctgcgacgaggagatgaacGTCCTCCGCGCCCAGGAAAacgcagaagaagagatatgGGATGACAAGGGCGACAGCCTCTCGAGGCTCCCCGGAGGCTTCGGCCCAACAGACACGGAACAGGACGCCTTTGACACGCGGCAGCAACACGCCCGACGCGTCCGCGCCCAACGACACCGTTCCCACCTCGAAGACGCACCCATGGGCCTCTTCGAAGTCGCCCGGGGAGCCGCCCTCGCCCTGCAGAAGAACGCATTCCCCTTACGCAGCGCTGCCTCGGCAGCCACCTCGCCGGACGAAATGACACTGTCGCGACCAGCGCGCGACGGCCATGAGGAATCTAGCCCGCAGTCGCAGGAGGGCCGAGTCCGCAAGAGAGACATGGTCAGTAACATGGTGACGGGCGGGCTGGCAAGCGGGATCGGCTGGGTTCTCGGTGCGCAGCCTGTCAACCGATCGTAA
- the mkk2 gene encoding dual-specificity mitogen-activated protein kinase kinase yields MSSSPVPLLRPPVPGNRGNGPRPPKLTLGIPPSPNSRPVDGNGVGPAAAAPEAPQPQRPSTRPAPPQLRLATPMGSSSDVPQEVPRLANGRPAPPPLATTGLNESTGHSRSSSFTYLDGKASGPASASSSNYSALSFAMGLRQPHGSTPDPSSAISSVYSDREGGVQMERDNSVNGLLPDLDKLSLEKGRPLDVDDLDDEGWLAASEQKKIIELGSLGEGAGGAVTRCKLKDGKTVFALKIITTDPNPDVKKQIVRELNFNKDCASEHICRYYGAFMDKSTGTISIAMEFCEGGSLDSIYKEVKKLGGRTGEKVLGKIAEGVLNGLTYLHSRKIIHRDIKPSNILLCRNGQVKLCDFGVSGEFGTKGDANTFIGTSYYMAPERITGQSYTITSDVWSLGVTLLEVAQHRFPFPADGTEMQPRAGLIDLLTYIVRQPIPKLKDEPENRIRWSDNFKYFIECCLEKEPPRRATPWRMLEHPWMLDMKNKKVNMANFVRQVWGWQD; encoded by the exons ATGTCGTCCTCGCCCGTTCCTCTCCTCAGACCACCAGTACCTGGCAATCGCGGCAACGGACCTCGACCTCCAAAACTCACGCTGGGCATTCCTCCATCCCCGAACAGCAGACCCGTCGACGGGAATGGCGTCGgccccgccgccgcagctCCCGAAGCTCCCCAGCCTCAGCGACCGTCTACTCgtcccgctcctcctcaacTGCGACTTGCGACCCCCATGGGCAGCAGCTCGGATGTGCCCCAGGAAGTGCCTCGACTGGCCAATGGCAGACCAGCCCCTCCGCCTCTGGCAACCACGGGGTTGAATGAATCAACCGGACATTCGAGATCCAGCAGTTTTACGTACCTGGATGGAAAAGCTAGTGGCCCGGCGTCCGCATCGTCGTCGAATTACTCTGCACTCTCATTCGCCATGGGTCTCCGGCAACCGCATGGCAGCACTCCAGATCCCTCGTCTGCGATCAGCTCGGTGTACTCCGACAGGGAGGGAGGTGTGCAGATGGAGCGCGATAACAGCGTCAACGGACTTCTTCCCGATTTGGATAAGTTGAGTCTGGAAAAGGGCAGGCCCCTCGACGttgatgatttggatgatgaaggttGGCTGGCTGCAAGTGAGCAAAAGAAGATTATTGAGTTGGGTAGTCTGGGTGAGGGCGCTGGTGGTGCCGTCACACGATGCAAGCTGAAGGACGGCAAGACCGTCTTTGCCCTGAAG atcatcACGACCGACCCCAACCCAGATGTGAAGAAGCAGATCGTTCGAGAACTCAACTTCAATAAAGACTGTGCGTCAGAGCACATCTGCCGCTACTACGGCGCTTTCATGGACAAGTCGACGGGAACAATCTCAATTGCGATGGAGTTTTGCGAAGGAGGAAGTTTGGACAGCATTTacaaggaggtcaagaaaTTGGGGGGCCGAACAGGAGAGAAAGTACTCGGCAAAATCGCCGAAGGTGTTCTGAATGGCTTGACATACCTACATAGCAGGAAGATTATCCATCGAG ATATCAAACCCTCAAACATTCTCCTGTGTCGAAACGGCCAAGTGAAGCTCTGTGACTTTGGCGTCAGCGGCGAATTCGGGACCAAGGGAGACGCCAACACATTCATCGGCACATCTTACTACATGGCTCCCGAACGAATCACCGGCCAATCCTACACCATTACATCTGACGTTTGGTCCCTTGGTGTGACGCTGCTGGAGGTTGCGCAGCATCGTTTCCCGTTCCCTGCCGATGGCACCGAGATGCAGCCAAGAGCCGGATTGATAGATCTTCTTACATACATCGTTCGCCAACCCATCCCCAAGCTGAAAGATGAGCCCGAAAACCGTATTCGCTGGTCCGATAACTTCAAGTACTTTATTGAATGCTG TCTCGAAAAGGAACCTCCACGAAGAGCTACACCATGGCGGATGCTGGAACATCCCTGGATGCTAGACATGAAAAATAAAAAGGTCAACATGGCCAACTTCGTCCGGCAGGTGTGGGGCTGGCAAGATTGA